The window CGAGTTAAAGATTGAAGGCCTGATGGCGCAGGTCACGCTCTCCATCGCCGGCCAGCGCCTTACCGCCATTATCACCGCTGACGCTGTGCGGGAGATGCGGTTGGAAAAAGGCCACATCGCCGCTGCGCTGGTAAAATCCACGGATGTGATGGTAATGCGGGCGAAGTAGATCCACTGTGCGGATCAATAACCTGGTAAGAGTTGTCGTGCAGAAACAATCCCGCCCTTTGCGTGGTGAAGTAAAAGTATGAGGTGCAACGGTTTCATTCGCGCCTCACGGTTTAAAAAAGCATGCGTAGTGCCGCAAAGGCTACTTCCTCTCGGCATTGCTCGGCGCCAAAGTGGGATGTGTATCGTCTCTCTGTTCCCTGGCGATCGGGCCGAGATACATTAGGCCCTTTAAAACCCGGCGGTCTTTGTCATTGATCGGCAGGTTCAATGAATGGGCCGCATCTTCACTAGCTAGTCCGCATTGGCCGGTCGCAGGATCACAGCAGGTTTCCGGTTCTTGGAGCTTTTTGCAGCCGCTTAACTGGTGCGCGTTGACCCACTCCCTGATCAATGGCAGTTCGCGATACACACTCTCAACGAACACTGAAGGATACAAAGGAGCATTGATCTCAACGGGCACATGCATGGCCGGATCAAAGATTGCCAACCTCGTTCCGTGCTGACCAAAGACAAAGGTGGCGCGATAATTAATTTCATGCCCTTCAAGCATCGCGTGCACCGTAAAAGCACCATAGCGCGACCACTCTCCCGGATGGGCGACCATTACCAGATCTTTTACTGTGGTCACGCCGGTTATCCGCGCCGACTGAGTAGTTTGTTCCCGCCGATTCGCCTGCTGCTCACGCGAAGCATGGGCTTGGTTCCATGTCGGTTCATACCAGCTGAGGAAAAAATGCTGATCATTGATCCCTATATTCCCGCCCCCGGAATGGACATCAATGACATCTTGCGGTGCGTCAAGGTTGAGCAACCACGTCCAGGGCTGGCCTTCGATTTCTGAAAAATTTCCGACTTGAAAATCGCTAAGGGTGAATCGGGCGCCGCCATCCAACAATTCAAGCGCTTTGGCTTCAGTTAGCGCCGGCGCGTGGCGCATGATAACGTTCAAGAGAACACTAATCTGCTGCAGAAAGCCTAGCTTGGAGTAGTACTTGCGAATAATCTGCTCTTCCTGTGACATGTGGAGGGAAGCATCAACCACAGCAAAGGCCCGGGCATACTCCATCTCTTTGAGTCGCCGATCATTGGCTTGCTTGGCTTCGTCCTTTAGTTCGGTCGTGACTTCGTCGTTTCTCGTTTCCTGACTGCCGTCCCCATAGGTAATCGCATCCAGATCTATTGCAGTTAGCTTTGCGCCACTTATCGATTCCGTCAGGATCTCGCCTGGCTTCAAAGCGCCATTGCTGACTGATTTACCGCGTGAAGCGCCTTCATAAGAATATGAGAGTCGAACGGTAGCGATTTCTTTTGTAGATATATTTGTTACCTTGACGGTGGCTGACGTTCGGTCTTCGTTATAATGCGCGTCCAGCCGCGCGCCGACTATGCGGTTGCCAGCCGATGGGCTTGGAGATTGACAAAAGATATTCGGTGCTAACAGGACTACTAGCAGGGCAATTGCTGAAGCTTTCATTTTTTCGTACCTTTTGCGAATAGCAACCTCGGGTTGGCCCGTGGCAGCAATGTTACACCAGAATTCATGTTCCTCCGAATAGTTAAACAGTACTCTCTTACTGAGCTGACTCCGTTATTACAAATAACTCAACCACCAATTTCGCCTTGTGGCTTTCACGTTGGCAAACCATCGGCAGACCGGATAAAGCAACAGCACCACCAGCAACCACACGCCATACACCGTCCACAAACTATAACCAAAGTTCGCCGGAAACAACTTGGCCGGTCCGCCCATGGAGGGCAGCGGATTGAACACGAACCTGGCCGCCGAACTTCCATAGCGCAGCCACGCCCCAAGCACTGCCAAAATATGAATTAAATAAAAATGCAGGATGAAATAAAACATCGGCACCCGCCCAAAGACCACCAGCGGATTTGTGGGCTTGAATGCGAGCCGGTCAAACCAGGCCAGCACCAGCAATGCGGGCCCCAGCGTCATCAGCAGAAAATCGAGCGATCCCGGATATTTGGTGCAATTGAGAAATGAGAGCGCGGTAAACAACGCTGACTTCTGGTGCGCCCACGGGGCCGGATCGCCATAGTGGTTCCACGCCCGTAGCGCGATAAAGGCGGTCGTCATCGCCAGTCCAAGCCTGATCATGATTCGGCGGCGCGCTTCGGGCTCCATCTGGAAAATGCGGCCAAAGCAGAATCCCGCGGCCATCACCGCAATCCACGGCAGGAACGTATAAGTCACCAGCACCATCTTGCCCGCCACGGGAATAACGCCGGGCTGATGCAGCAGGTTCCAGGCCCACGCGCCGGAGCCGAACTGCGCCGCGCGGATTCCATCCAGGCAATTGTGCAAGACAATAATGACGATACTCAGCGCGGCCAGCCAGCGCACGGGCACATACACCAGTGCCGCCATGGCGAGCAGGCAAATGCCAAAGATCCAGAGAATCAAAAGCAGAATCAGGAAGCGCAGCGAAAAATTAAAGTTGTAAGCAAACTGCATCACCGTGAGTTCCAGCGCAATGAACCAGAGTCCGCGCGTCCACAAAAAGCGCGAGAGCTGGCCTTTCGTACGGTTGCGTCCGTAGAGATAAATTCCTGTGCCCGCAAGGAACATGAACACCGGCAGGCAATAATGGGTGGTCCAGCGCGTAAAGAATAAGATCGGTGTGGTTCGACTGAGATCGGTTGGAGAAAAGACCGCTGCGCTGGCATGAAAGAAATCGCGCACGTGGTCCAGCGCCATGATAATCATTACCAGCCCGCGCAGGGCATCAATGGACAGCAGGCGAGTGCCGGGTTGCGCCCGTTTCGCTGAGGTGGCGGGCGTCGCCAACGAATCTAAAGATGAGTGCATGCAGGGACTTATTGTCCCGCATCTGCTGGAAAAAAGTCAGGCCAGACTGTTGCCGAACTGGGAGCGTGCGTTTCGTCCCTGCTCAGCGCGGTGTCAGCACGGCGTAGCGCGTAACCGTATAGCCCAGTGCCGCTCCCAGAAATACGTCGGACGGGAAATGCGAGCTTGTGGTCACGCGGGAAAAGCTGATGGCCGTGGCCATACCGTACATCACCCATGGCACCCAGCGATGGTTGTGGTAGCGGCTGGCAATCACCGTGGCCACGGAAAAAGCTCCGGCCGCGTGACCGGAAGGGAAACTGCTGCCTTTAAACGGCGACTTGCCGCCGGCAAAAAACGTGTTGTGAAAATCGCCTCCCGGAGGCACGTCGCTGGGCCGCTTCCTGCGCGTGATTGCCTTCACCGCCAGGTCAACCACGGCGGAGTCTGCATAAGCTTCACCCGCCAGCAGCGCCGTACTCACCTGATATGAATCATGCCGGATGTACCCTGACATCATGAGAGTCGTCGGGATGGCGATTACCTCCGCCGTCGTGATCGTGCTATCGAAGGGATCGTTCAGACGGTCCAGGTTCACCGCATGCTCCTGGAAATACGGCATCACATGTGGATCGGCGACGATCAACCCCGCCGTTACGCCGCTGATCGTCAGCGTTGGCAGCCAGTGATGCCCCTTGCCCAGTTGCACAGGAAATGTCCAGATGTTCTTTTGATCGCGAAGAAAGTCCTTGGGCAGGCTCTTCCATGTAACTTCGCGCGCCGCCGGTGACTTGTTGTCATCTCGTGGCGGCCGCGACGATTGCTGATTGTCCGGCAGCCCGCCGCCGGTTGTCTGCGCAAAGGCCTGGCTCGACGCACCAAAGACCGGCGCAAAAGCCATGCCGATAGAGAAAGCGATAGCAAGAAACGATTGCTTGATTTTGCGGCTCATCGACTTTCTTGGATGCGCTTCTCTGGTCTGGGTATGCCACTGGTCTGAATCCTCATTTTCGGCAGTTATGGCGCGGGCTTTTCGCTGTTTCCTCCAGTCCCGGTGCGGACGTGGACGAATAGCTCAAACATCGGCAATGGTGCAGTTTGAGTCGGCGGCCAGATAGAGACTCTGGCGAGAAAGTTAAGACGAACCTTACCGCATCGTCATCCCAGACGCCGTCAATGAGGGCGCGCTCTCTTCAGCGCCCGAATTGGGAACAGGGACCTTTTGCGTCCATAGGCGCTCTGCTTGTGAAATAATTGTGGGTTTGCCCCAAGGCATCCAGGAAATGTGGCACAGGCACTCTTGCCTGTGCTGTCTGCAGAGCAAAGCTGCTTTGGTCGAACTGCGAAAGCGGTTTGGAGCGAAGCGACATAGTTAAAGGATATATAGGCGGCAAGGCACGAATCGCCGAGCCGCCTGCATCAGGGCTGAGAACGTTTCAAGACATCGATACTGCAAAAGCGGTTTGGAGCGAAGCGACATAATTTATGGACTTTCAACTTACCGACGAACAATTACAGCTTAAGAAATCCCTGCGCGACTTCGCCGAACGCGAAATCCTGCCTAACGTGATGAAGTGGGATGAAGCCAACCACTTCCCCCTTGAGACCATCAAGGAACTCGGTCGCATGGGCGTGCTGGGCACCATCTTTCCCGTCGAATATGGCGGCGCCGGCCTGGGTTACGTGGAATATGTGATCGCCATTGAAGAGCTTTCACGGGTGGACGGCTCAGTCGGCATTACTGTGGCCGCGCACAACTCGCTCTGCTCCAACCATATCTTCCTGGCGGGCGATGAAGAGCAGCGCAAGAAATATATTCCCAAGCTTGCCACCGGAGAGTGGCTGGGCGCGTGGGGACTCACCGAGCCAGGCTCCGGCTCTGACGCGGGCGGCGCGCGCATGAGCGCCGTACGCAAAGGCAAAAATGGCGGCTGGGTGCTCAACGGCACCAAAACTTTTATCACCAACGGCCACCATGCCGATGTCGCCGTGGTTGTTGCCGTGACTGACAAGACCGCGCACACGCGCGGACTTTCGGCGTTCATCGTGGAAAAAGGGACCAAGGGTTTTCGTCCCGGCAAAAAAGAAAACAAACTTGGCTTGCGCGCCAGTGATACCTCTGAGCTGATCTTTGAAGACTGCCATATCCCAGAAGATGCGCTGGTAGGCGCTGAAGGCCAGGGCTTTGTAGACGCCATGCGCGTGCTCGATGGCGGCCGCATTTCCATCGCCGCGCTCGGCTTGGGCATGGCGCAGGGCGCGTATGAAGCGGCGCTCAGGTATTCCAAGCAGCGGCGCCAGTTCGGCAAAGCCATCAGTGAATTCCAGGCCATACAATGGAAGCTGGCGGACATGGCCACGGAGATTGACGCCGGACGCCTGCTCACCATGCGCGCCGCCGCCATGAAAGATGCAGGCATGAAGACAACGCAGGAATCGTCCATGGCCAAGCTTTATACCGGCGAAGTGGCGGTCAGGTGCGCCAATGAATGCGTGCAGATCCACGGCGGCTACGGCTTTATCAAGGACTATCCGGCAGAAAAGTTTTATCGCGACGTGAAGCTCTGCACCATCGGCGAAGGCACCAGCGAGATCCAGCGACTGGTGATCGCGCGTCAGTTGTTGAAGGATTAAAAGACAATGAATTTCACCGCAACGGCCGCAAAGAGCGCCAAGGATGAAAACGAGCTGAGCAGAGGTATTCTGGATGCCGCCTTCAGAGTACATTCGGCGTTAGGGCCGGGGCTGTTGGAGAGCGCATACGAAGCGTGCCTTGCTTACGAACTGCGCGCCGAAGGACTCAGCGTTTTGACGCAGGTCCCTTTGCCACTCGTTTATCGCGAGGTGACGCTTGATGTTGGCTATCGTCTTGACCTGCTTGTAGAGGACTTGGTTATTGTCGAAGTCAAATCTATTGACGCCCTGTTAGCGATTCATCAAGCGCAATTGATTTCGTACCTCAAGCTCAGTGAAAAACGTTTGGGCCTCCTCATTAATTTCAATGTTGTAAGGTTGAAAGATGGCATTAAGCGATTGGTGAATGGCTTGTAAGTTTCGGGCGATCCCACCGCAAAGACCGCAAAAGAGCGCAAAGAAAGAAGATTGGACCTCATGAATCTTGGTAGGACTCGGGGGATGGTTCCGGATGAAATTGAAGACTAATCTCCCTTCGCGTCCTTTGCGCCCTTTGCGGTGAAATATTTGGATTAAGAGGATAGGAAATAGAATTTGCCCTCACAGGAAACAATCCAACGTTGGGTCGATCGCGTACGCTCCGGCGACGTGCGCGCGCTGGCACGCGCCATCAGCACCATTGAAGACAACCGCCCTGAATCGCGCGCGCTGCTGAAAGCTCTCTTCAACTTTACGGGGCGCGCCCGCGTGATCGGCCTTACCGGCGCTCCCGGCGCGGGCAAGAGCACACTGGTCGATCAACTCGCCCGCGAATATCGCAAGCAGGAGCACACGGTCGGTATTCTCGCCGTCGATCCCACAAGCCCATACACGGGCGGCGCCATTCTGGGCGACCGCATCCGCATGCAGTCTCACCATGCTGATCCGGGCATCTACATCCGCAGCATGGCCACGCGCGGCAACCTGGGCGGGCTCGCCCGCGCCACCACTGACGCCGCAACGGTGCTAGACGCCGCGGGCAAAGACATTGTCCTGATTGAGACCGTGGGTGTGGGACAGGATGAAATCGATATCGTCCGCCTTGCCGACGTGACCGTCGTGATCCTCGTCCCCGGCATGGGCGACGACGTGCAGACCATCAAGGCCGGCATCATGGAAATTGCCGACATTTTTGTCATCAACAAAAGCGACCGCGAAGGCGCAGACCGCGTGGAGCGCGAGATACGCTCTATGCAGTCGCTGGCCATCCGCTCGGACAAGTGGACTCCGCCGATCGTCAAGACCGTGGCCATGGATGGCAAAGGAGTTCCTGAACTCGCGGCGGCAATCGTGAACTATGAGCAATTCCTTGAGCAAAAAGCTTTGCTGTTGAAGAAGAAGATATCAAGCTGGCGCGAGCGCCTGATTGAAATGCTGCGCGACGGCCTTCTGGAACGGCTGCTCAGCGAGCGCCTTCCGGAAGAAGAGATCGCTCGTCTCGCCGCCGAAATCGCTGAACACAAGCGCGATCCTTATTCGCTGGTGGAGGAGATTGTCAGCAGCTTTACTGCGGAGAGAAACGAAGTCCGCGGCAACTAACATGCTGCTAGCTGTAGAGACGTAGCATGCTACGTCTCTAGGTTTGCCGCATCGGTTATCTCGCGATTCTCGACATGATTAGAGCGGAGAAAAGAAAAGGTCAGGATCGAGTAACACTCCATCACTCACAGATTGCATTAGGATTGGTCTGAGGAGTGGGATTCAGAGCTAAGGCCAAGAGCTAAAAGCCAAGAGCCAAAAGCGAACGGCCAAGTACCAGCTACCAAGTACCGCACCGCCAGCAAGCATAGGAGCCCGACACACCATGTCCCACACCATTGACCATCTAGGAATCGCCGTTAAGTCGCTGGCGCAGGCGCGCAAATTTTATGAACAGCTGGGGCTGGAAGTCCTGAGTGAAGAGACCGTGCCATATGAGAAGGTCAAGGTAGCGATGATTCCTCTGGGAGAAAGCCGCATCGAGCTACTGGAAGCCACGAGCGCTGATTCAGTGATTGCCAAATTCCTTGAGAAGCGGGGCGAAGGGCTGCACCACGTCGCCATCCATGTCCCTGATCTCACGCAGGCGGTTGAGAACCTCAAGAAGACCGGAACGCGCTTTGTGTCGGAGGAAATCAAGATCGGCGCCGGTGGACATCTTTATGTCTTTGTTCATCCCTCCAGCACCGGCGGCGTGCTGCTGGAACTGGTGCAGGATGTGCCAGAAGGGGTCTGAGGAATTGCCAAAATCGCCGAGACTCCCAAAATTGGCAATTGAAAACCAAAAGACCTTTGATGAAGAGCCAATTACAAGTCAAGGATTCTGACCTGGAGTATTCCGGCGAAGATGGCAGAGTATTCTGGTCTCTGCCGATCCCATCGATTGCCCTGATAGCCGAGTACACCACGAACGAAGGCCCTCTGTTCGATGATTATTTCCTGGTTTTTATAACTATAGAGGATATGTTTTATTTTCACACTGCTTCATTTTATGCTGCCAGCAGAGATGAAACCCTTGCAGCTCTTAAGAAACTTTTGGGTTCGACATTTGAGCTTAAGCTCATCGGCTCAACCGAATGGGATTCGCATGCGATGTGGCCGCAAGAGATTGCAGGCAATAAATATTTCCAATTCAAACCTGTGCGCCCCGAGACAATGCTGCAAAAAGTGAAAGAAAAGCTGCTGGGACCGACGCGTGAATATAGTCTTGCCAAACCAATTCAGGAGTATTTGCAGAGCCGACTGAAAGATATTCGTAACTCTAAATGACCATCATTTCAGCCGCTGCTCCGTCAGCAGCCCCAACTGGTCCACTCCCGACGAGCGCAGATCATTCACTGCCTCAACTAAAGAACCATACCTGGCGCGCGCGTCCGCGCGTACATAAACAATCTTGTTGGCGCGATTACTCAGCCGGTCTCTGAGTTCTTGCGTCAGGATTTCGCAGGTGACCTTCTCGCTTCCCAGGAACATTTGCCCATCGCGCATAATCGAGAGAATAAGAGCATCCGCTCTGTCGGCATCGGACATAGTAGCGGGGTTCAAGGTCTTGACCAAATCCACAGGAACACCCGGATGCAGCATCGGCGTAATCACCATAAAAATAATCAGCAGAACCAGCATCACGTCCACCATGGGCGTTACGTTGATGTTGGAATTGATTTTTGCGCCGTCATTGCGTAAGACAATTGCCATATCGCTCCTTGCCGACCACAACCGCTGTTAACGCTTCACCACAACCGCGCGTTTCAGAAAATAATCCACCAGCTCGCTCGACGAGTTGTCCATCTCCACGTCAAACGCTTTGATCTTGGTGGTGAAGTAATTGAACATCATCACCGCGGGAATGGCGACGGTCAGTCCGAGCGCGGTCGTCACCAGCGCTTCAGAAATTCCGCCTGCCACGGCGCTGATGCCTGTGGCGTTCTCGCCCTGGATTTCGCGGAAGGCATCGATAATGCCGATCACCGTGCCCAGCAGCCCTACGAACGGCGCGGTTGATCCGATAGTGGCGAGTCCGCTCAGGCCGCGCTCTAGTTCAGCGTGGACGATGGCTGCAGCCCGCTCCAGCGCCCGCCGGCTGGCTTCAATCTTTTCGCCCGGAATTTCTTCAGATTGCTCATGCATGCGAAACTCCAACAGCCCCGCGTTCACCACCTTGGCCAGATGACTTTTCTTGTTGCGCTCCGCCACGCGGATAGCTTCATCGAGTTTGCCTTCACGCAACGCACCGGCGACAATCGGGGCAAACTGCCGCGACTGCTTCCGCGCCGCCTGAAACGCGAGCCAGCGGTCCATCATCACGCCCATGGACCACGCTGACATGCCAAGCAGGATAATTGCGATGGAGCGCGCCGGCCATTGCATGTGCAGCCACATTTCCCACAAGCTAAAGCGCTGTGCGCCGCCGCTGGTGGATTGAAACAGTAT is drawn from Terriglobia bacterium and contains these coding sequences:
- a CDS encoding heparan-alpha-glucosaminide N-acetyltransferase domain-containing protein, translating into MHSSLDSLATPATSAKRAQPGTRLLSIDALRGLVMIIMALDHVRDFFHASAAVFSPTDLSRTTPILFFTRWTTHYCLPVFMFLAGTGIYLYGRNRTKGQLSRFLWTRGLWFIALELTVMQFAYNFNFSLRFLILLLILWIFGICLLAMAALVYVPVRWLAALSIVIIVLHNCLDGIRAAQFGSGAWAWNLLHQPGVIPVAGKMVLVTYTFLPWIAVMAAGFCFGRIFQMEPEARRRIMIRLGLAMTTAFIALRAWNHYGDPAPWAHQKSALFTALSFLNCTKYPGSLDFLLMTLGPALLVLAWFDRLAFKPTNPLVVFGRVPMFYFILHFYLIHILAVLGAWLRYGSSAARFVFNPLPSMGGPAKLFPANFGYSLWTVYGVWLLVVLLLYPVCRWFANVKATRRNWWLSYL
- a CDS encoding phosphatase PAP2 family protein, translating into MSRKIKQSFLAIAFSIGMAFAPVFGASSQAFAQTTGGGLPDNQQSSRPPRDDNKSPAAREVTWKSLPKDFLRDQKNIWTFPVQLGKGHHWLPTLTISGVTAGLIVADPHVMPYFQEHAVNLDRLNDPFDSTITTAEVIAIPTTLMMSGYIRHDSYQVSTALLAGEAYADSAVVDLAVKAITRRKRPSDVPPGGDFHNTFFAGGKSPFKGSSFPSGHAAGAFSVATVIASRYHNHRWVPWVMYGMATAISFSRVTTSSHFPSDVFLGAALGYTVTRYAVLTPR
- a CDS encoding acyl-CoA dehydrogenase family protein; this encodes MDFQLTDEQLQLKKSLRDFAEREILPNVMKWDEANHFPLETIKELGRMGVLGTIFPVEYGGAGLGYVEYVIAIEELSRVDGSVGITVAAHNSLCSNHIFLAGDEEQRKKYIPKLATGEWLGAWGLTEPGSGSDAGGARMSAVRKGKNGGWVLNGTKTFITNGHHADVAVVVAVTDKTAHTRGLSAFIVEKGTKGFRPGKKENKLGLRASDTSELIFEDCHIPEDALVGAEGQGFVDAMRVLDGGRISIAALGLGMAQGAYEAALRYSKQRRQFGKAISEFQAIQWKLADMATEIDAGRLLTMRAAAMKDAGMKTTQESSMAKLYTGEVAVRCANECVQIHGGYGFIKDYPAEKFYRDVKLCTIGEGTSEIQRLVIARQLLKD
- a CDS encoding GxxExxY protein, with protein sequence MNFTATAAKSAKDENELSRGILDAAFRVHSALGPGLLESAYEACLAYELRAEGLSVLTQVPLPLVYREVTLDVGYRLDLLVEDLVIVEVKSIDALLAIHQAQLISYLKLSEKRLGLLINFNVVRLKDGIKRLVNGL
- the meaB gene encoding methylmalonyl Co-A mutase-associated GTPase MeaB, with translation MQRWVDRVRSGDVRALARAISTIEDNRPESRALLKALFNFTGRARVIGLTGAPGAGKSTLVDQLAREYRKQEHTVGILAVDPTSPYTGGAILGDRIRMQSHHADPGIYIRSMATRGNLGGLARATTDAATVLDAAGKDIVLIETVGVGQDEIDIVRLADVTVVILVPGMGDDVQTIKAGIMEIADIFVINKSDREGADRVEREIRSMQSLAIRSDKWTPPIVKTVAMDGKGVPELAAAIVNYEQFLEQKALLLKKKISSWRERLIEMLRDGLLERLLSERLPEEEIARLAAEIAEHKRDPYSLVEEIVSSFTAERNEVRGN
- the mce gene encoding methylmalonyl-CoA epimerase → MSHTIDHLGIAVKSLAQARKFYEQLGLEVLSEETVPYEKVKVAMIPLGESRIELLEATSADSVIAKFLEKRGEGLHHVAIHVPDLTQAVENLKKTGTRFVSEEIKIGAGGHLYVFVHPSSTGGVLLELVQDVPEGV
- a CDS encoding biopolymer transporter ExbD, translated to MAIVLRNDGAKINSNINVTPMVDVMLVLLIIFMVITPMLHPGVPVDLVKTLNPATMSDADRADALILSIMRDGQMFLGSEKVTCEILTQELRDRLSNRANKIVYVRADARARYGSLVEAVNDLRSSGVDQLGLLTEQRLK
- a CDS encoding MotA/TolQ/ExbB proton channel family protein, with amino-acid sequence MLVVHLASSIFVKVPMAALILFQSTSGGAQRFSLWEMWLHMQWPARSIAIILLGMSAWSMGVMMDRWLAFQAARKQSRQFAPIVAGALREGKLDEAIRVAERNKKSHLAKVVNAGLLEFRMHEQSEEIPGEKIEASRRALERAAAIVHAELERGLSGLATIGSTAPFVGLLGTVIGIIDAFREIQGENATGISAVAGGISEALVTTALGLTVAIPAVMMFNYFTTKIKAFDVEMDNSSSELVDYFLKRAVVVKR